A portion of the Psilocybe cubensis strain MGC-MH-2018 chromosome 10, whole genome shotgun sequence genome contains these proteins:
- a CDS encoding Tryptamine 4-monooxygenase encodes MIAVLFSFVIAGCIYYIVSRRVRRSRLPPGPPGIPIPFIGNMFDMPEESPWLTFLQWGRDYNTDILYVDAGGTEMVILNTLETITDLLEKRGSIYSGRLESTMVNELMGWEFDLGFITYGDRWREERRMFAKEFSEKGIKQFRHAQVKAAHQLVQQLTKTPDRWAQHIRHQIAAMSLDIGYGIDLAEDDPWLEATHLANEGLAIASVPGKFWVDSFPSLKYLPAWFPGAVFKRKAKVWREAADHMVDMPYETMRKLAPQGLTRPSYASARLQAMDLNGDLEHQEHVIKNTAAEVNVGGGDTTVSAMSAFILAMVKYPEVQRKVQAELDALTNNGQIPDYDEEDDSLPYLTACIKELFRWNQIAPLAIPHKLMKDDVYRGYLIPKNTLVFANTWAVLNDPEVYPDPSVFRPERYLGPDGKPDNTVRDPRKAAFGYGRRNW; translated from the exons ATGATCGCTGTACTATTCTCCTTCGTCATTGCAGGATGCATATACTACATCGTTTCTCGTAGAGTGAGGCGGTCGCGCTTGCCACCAGGGCCGCCTGGCATTCCTATTCCCTTCATTGGGAACATGTTTGATATGCCTGAAGAATCTCCATGGTTAACATTTCTACAATGGGGACGGGATTACA ACACCGATATTCTCTACGTGGATGCTGGAGGGACAGAAATGGTTATTCTTAACACGTTGGAGACCATTACCGATCTATTAGAAAAGCGAGGGTCCATTTATTCTGGCCG ACTTGAGAGTACAATGGTCAACGAACTTATGGGGTGGGAGTTTGACTTAGGGTTCATCACATACGGCGACAGGTGGCGCGAAGAAAGGCGCATGTTCGCCAAGGAGTTCAGTGAGAAGGGCATCAAGCAATTTCGCCATGCTCAAGTGAAAGCTGCCCATCAGCTTGTCCAACAGCTTACCAAAACGCCAGACCGCTGGGCACAACATATTCGCCA TCAGATAGCGGCAATGTCACTGGATATTGGTTATGGAATTGATCTTGCAGAAGACGACCCTTGGCTGGAAGCGACCCATTTGGCTAATGAAGGCCTCGCCATAGCATCAGTGCCGGGCAAATTTTGGGTCGATTCGTTCCCTTCTC TAAAATACCTTCCTGCTTGGTTCCCAGGTGCTGTCTTCAAGCGCAAAGCGAAGGTCTGGCGAGAAGCCGCCGACCATATGGTTGACATGCCTTATGAAACTATGAGGAAATTAGCA CCTCAAGGATTGACTCGTCCGTCGTATGCTTCAGCTCGTCTGCAAGCCATGGATCTCAACGGTGACCTTGAGCATCAAGAACACGTAATCAAGAACACAGCCGCAGAGGTTAATGTCG GTGGAGGCGATACT ACTGTCTCTGCTATGTCTGCGTTCATCTTGGCCATGGTGAAGTACCCTGAGGTCCAGCGAAAGGTTCAAGCGGAGCTTGATGCTCTGACCAATAACGGCCAAATTCCTGActatgacgaagaagatgactcCTTGCCATACCTCACCGCATGTATCAAGGAGCTTTTCCGGTGGAATCAAATCGCACCCCTCGCTATACCGCACAAATTAATGAAGGACGACGTGTACCGCGGGTATCTGATTCCCAAGAACACTCTAGTCTTCGCAAACACCTG GGCAGTATTAAACGATCCAGAAGTCTATCCAGATCCCTCTGTGTTCCGCCCAGAACGATATCTTGGTCCTGACGGGAAGCCTGATAACACTGTACGCGACCCACGTAAAGCGGCATTTGGCTATGGACGACGAAATTGGTAA
- a CDS encoding Casein kinase 1-like protein 5, whose translation MVGEILLDSFRVVKRIAAGGFGIVDEGVNENQERFAIKRELASHKVSRPILEHEYHILKHLAGHRCIPDIKTYGRQGNFNILVMELLGHNLRDRFRDCANHFSLSTTARLGIGMLDAIEHIHSRGFIHRDIKPDNFILGLEEKSDIIHLIDYGLARRWKVLENATHVSPGSSQGDTGVIGTLAFASQHAHLGLEQTRRDDMHAFAYTILLFARGNLPWDHIRGGTRKHCARRILEKKRSWTPERLCENLSRELEEIVSHCLNLSLNENPNYALVRNGLISLANREGSSKFEWDESDWQVSEVPETEIGYTRELPGLNLKRGDIVLLKISPERTLDYEPVPRVVDSSFFPHQIAFDGKDETSFRPAVIRTIICEDNDPEYYKVQVYPLTLRNLDGLSRRRRGCFRPIQDLTDSELGMQRNFDNLQIYTTSLLPLFGVAYEQASDISPQLSLPEDVLTQLEADLACVPTPYSLIYDSDDEETRAVRKRLPKIWSSGTFVTEIRPCKASDLVGPNSRLFESVNGWIPDMLYVEELRYQENGGSRTFGEDSDSDSDEDADFWDWPRPADESNPSNLER comes from the exons ATGGTCGGCGAAATTCTGTTAGATTCCTTTCGCGTTGTGAAACGCATTGCAGCCGGAGGCTTTG GTATTGTTGACGAAGGGGTCAACGAAAACCAGGAGAGATTCGCTATAAAGCGTGAACTTGCCTCCCATAAAGTATCCAGGCCAATTCTGGAGCACGAATATCATATCTTGAAGCATCTTGCAGGCCATCGTTGTATACCTGATATCAAAACTTACGGTAGACAGGGAAACTTCAATATCCTTGTTATGGAACTTTTGGGACACAACTTACGCGATCGGTTTCGAGATTGCGCGAATCATTTTAGTCTCAGTACAACTGCGCGGCTAGGTATAGGAATG CTTGATGCAATAGAACACATACATTCTCGTGGCTTTATTCATCGCGATATCAAGCCCGATAATTTCATCCTCGGGCTCGAAGAGAAGTCTGATATCATTCACCTAATTGATTATGGATTGGCTCGCCGATGGAAGGTCTTGGAAAATGCCACTCATGTATCCCCTGGATCTTCTCAAGGAGACACCGGAGTTATTGGTACCTTGGCTTTTGCGTCTCAACACGCTCATTTAGGATTAG AACAGACGCGAAGAGATGACATGCATGCCTTTGCGTATACGATTCTTCTATTTGCTCGAGGTAATCTCCCTTGGGACCATATCCGCGGAGGAACTCGAAAACACTGTGCAAGGCGCATCCTGGAAAAAAAGCGCTCGTGGACGCCTGAACGACTTTGTGAGAACCTTTCTCGCGAGCTAGAGGAGATAGTAAGTCACTGCCTAAACCTGTCTTTAAATGAGAATCCCAACTACGCGCTCGTGCGAAACGGCCTAATATCTCTCGCCAACCGGGAGGGCAGCTCCAAGTTTGAATGGGATGAGTCAGATTGGCAAG TATCCGAGGTACCTGAAACGGAAATAGGATACACAAGAGAACTTCCCGGCCTCAATTTGAAACGGGGAGACATTGTTCTTTTGAAAATCAGCCCCGAGCGAACTTTGGACTACGAACCTGTGCCTCGGGTAGTGGATTCTAGCTTTTTCCCTCACCAGATTGCCTTTGATGGAAAAGACGAAACTTCATTCCGCCCTGCTGTCATAAGAACCATAATATGCGAGGACAATGACCCAGAATATTATAAAGTGCAGGTTTACCCACTCACCTTGCGAAATCTGGATGGCCTTTCTCgtcgacgaagaggatgtttTCGACCAATACAAGATCTCACAGATTCAGAATTAGGAATGCAAAGAAATTTCGATAATCTTCAAATATATACTACCTCTTTGCTACCTCTGTTTGGAGTAGCGTATGAACAG GCATCAGATATATCCCCCCAGTTGTCACTTCCGGAAGATGTTTTAACTCAGCTTGAGGCGGATTTGGCATGTGTTCCAACCCCGTACTCGCTGATATATGACTCCGATGACGAGGAAACTCGCGCTGTTCGAAAACGTCTGCCTAAAATATGGTCTTCGGGAACCTTTGTCACTGAGATACGGCCATGTAAAGCATCCGATCTTGTGGGCCCAAATTCACGTCTATTTGAAAGTGTCAACGGATGGATTCCAGACATGTTGTACGTCGAGGAACTCCGATATCAAGAAAATGGAGGATCAAG GACCTTCGGAGAGGACTCGGATAGCGACTCAGACGAAGATGCAGACTTTTGGGACTGGCCTCGACCT GCAGATGAGTCAAATCCTTCAAATCTCGAGCGCTAG
- a CDS encoding Major facilitator-type transporter psiT1 yields MNPTTATDAHERTSLLSGRPQSAANSTAPYERQVQPSRKSQCFTPVTVITIITLIYRLATTMVITTNIRVLHTVACQLWYHVNDPDVFPGGNIPEKYCALPGVDKYYAIMVSMTTVIDGLEGILGTGIASYMSSRFGRKPVLMFLLSCTMIDHLAILTVQNVYGWKQLVTFGLIMIVETIGNENTTVFLVSMYVVDVTEAERRTAALSSITGWIVLGGALAYSIGGSITTFLHSNSAVYIVSFSVTGIVLTFTAFVLPESFPAEKRDLLRLERLAETRGHSQSWTQKIKAVATVALEPMELLKPTFNPITGKANWRLVYCALHSFIVTLADAYALPAMLIFFTTQYSYTPAQMGYVMTTYSVSSVFVLAIALPLFIRWFKPLYNNTQTKSVPDEGDGLRATDSGEAGVHTQEVVVSETSDRMDVHITVISWTIESLAYIVLGTVGSFYAQLLAVASIGFGSGRIPGIRSLVAASVDPLKQGEALASVEIISNVGKILSPIVMGAIMTSTISTHSQTVFYVHAVIVAIGASVLFLWTKHHAKMDLTLIGFGTLLLRNASPDTGIVVRDLAVPNFALTSLVMAFDLKTEDGLITYLTKHLSLDVDTSGVKRLSGGFVNVTWRIKLNAPYQGHTSIILKHAQPHMSTDEDFKIGVERSVYEYQAIKLMMANREVLGGVDGIVSVPEGLNYDLENNALIMQDVGKMKTLLDYVTAKPPLATDIARLVGTEIGGFVARLHNIGRERRDDPEFKFFSRNIVGRTTSDQLYQTIIPNAAKYGVDDPLLPTVVKDLVDDVMHSEETLVMADLWSGNILLQLEEGNPSKLQKIYILDWELCKYGPASLDLGYFLGDCYLISRFQDEQVGTTMRQAYLQSYARTSKHSINYAKVTAGIAAHIVMWTDFMQWGSEEERINFVKKGVAAFHDARGNNDNGEITSTLLKESSTA; encoded by the exons ATGAATCCTACGACCGCCACCGATGCTCATGAACGAACATCGCTGTTGTCTGGAAGACCGCAATCTGCTGCAAATTCGACGGCTCCATATGAGCGACAAGTTCAACCATCGCGAAAATCCCAATGCTTTACTCCAGTGACCGTGATCACCATAATTACGCTCATATATCGTCTCGCGACAACGATGGTAATCACGACCAACATTCGGGTTCTCCACACAGTTGCATGCCAGCTTTGGTATCATGTCAACGATCCCGACGTATTTCCAGGGGGAAATATACCAGAAAAATATTGTGCGCTACCTGGTGTAGACAAGTATTATGCTATAATGGTGTCTATGACCACTGTCATAGATGGTCTTGAAG GTATACTTGGGACCGGCATAGCCAGCTACATGTCATCTCGTTTTGGCAGAAAGCCTGTTCTCATGTTCCTGCTTTCCTGTACCATGATCGATCACCTCGCCATCCTGACAGTCCAAAATGTATACGGATGGAAGCAGTTGGTAACATTTGGGTTAATTATGATTGTTGAAACCATTGGAAATGAGAACACCACAGTATTTCTGGTGAGCATGTACGTGGTTGATGTTACTGAGGCTGAGAGAAG GACCGCTGCTCTGAGTTCAATTACTGGCTGGATTGTTCTTG GAGGCGCCCTCGCCTATTCAATAGGCGGATCTATAACAACTTTTTTACACTCCAACTCTGCCGTATACATTGTATCGTTCAGTGTCACTGGCATCGTTCTAACATTCACCGCCTTTGTTCTCCCTGAATCATTCCCTGCTGAAAAAAGAGATCTCTTGCGGCTTGAACGACTGGCAGAAACCCGTGGACACAGCCAGTCCTGGacccaaaaaatcaaagctgTGGCAACTGTCGCATTGGAACCTATGGAATTGCTAAAACCGACATTTAACCCCATAACGGGGAAGGCAAATTGGCGGCTTGTATACTGCGCCCTCCACTCGTTTATTGTCACTCTAGCAGATGCGTATGCTCTTCCTGCCATGTTGATATTTTTCACTACCCAGTATTCATATACACCCGCTCAG ATGGGATATGTTATGACGACGTACAGTGTCTCCAGTGTGTTTGTTTTGGCGATAGCCTTACCCCTGTTTATTCGATGGTTCAAGCCCCTGTATAATAATACTCAAACGAAGTCTGTCCCAGATGAAGGGGATGGACTCCGTGCGACCGACTCTGGAGAAGCGGGTGTGCACACACAAGAGGTCGTTGTTTCGGAAACCTCTGATCGCATGGACGTCCATATCACTGTCATATCCTGGACCATAGAGTCATTAGCATACATAGTTCTCGGTACTGTGGGTTCATTTTACGCACAACTTTTAG CCGTTGCCTCTATTGGCTTTGGATCTGGACGCATTCCAGGAATTCGAAGCCTAGTGGCAGCCTCAGTCGATCCTTTGAAACAAG GGGAGGCACTGGCATCTGTGGAGATTATTTCTAATGTCGGGAAGATTCTCTCTCCAATAGTTATGGGTGCTATAATGACCTC AACCATATCCACTCATTCACAAACAGTATTTTATGTTCATGCG GTAATCGTCGCTATTGGCGCCTCCGTACTATTCCTC TGGACAAAACATCATGCTAAAATGGATCTCACACTGATTGGTTTTGGCACCCTTCTCTTGCGTAATGCATCGCCTGACACAGGGATTGTAGTACGCGACCTGGCAGTTCCAAATTTTG CTTTAACTTCTCTTGTTATGGCGTTCGATCTCAAGACTGAAGACGGCCTCATCACATATCTCACTAAACATCTTTCTTTGGACGTCGACACGAGCGGAGTGAAGCGCCTTAGCGGAGGCTTTGTCAATGTAACCTGGCGCATTAAGCTCAATGCTCCTTATCAAGGTCATACGAGCATCATCCTGAAGCATGCTCAGCCGCACATGTCTACGGATGAGGATTTTAAGATAGGTGTAGAACGTTCG GTTTACGAATACCAGGCTATCAAGCTCATGATGGCCAATCGGGAGGTTCTGGGAGGCGTGGATGGCATAGTTTCTGTGCCAGAAGGCCTGAACTACGACTTAGAGAATAATGCATTGATCATGCAAGATGTCGGGAAGATGAAGACCCTTTTAGATTATGTCACCGCCAAACCGCCACTTGCGACGGATATAGCCCGCCTTGTTGGGACAGAAATTGGGGGGTTCGTTGCCAGACTCCATAACATAGGCCGCGAGAGGCGAGACGATCCTGAGTTCAAATTCTTCTCTAGAAATATTGTCGGAAGGACGACTTCAGACCAGCTGTATCAAACCATCATACCCAACGCAGCGAAATATGGCGTCGATGACCCCTTGCTGCCTACTGTGGTTAAGGACCTTGTGGACGATGTCATGCACAGCGAAGAGACCCTTGTCATGGCGGACCTGTGGAGTGGAAATATTCTTCTCCagttggaggagggaaaCCCATCGAAGCTGCAGAAGATATATATCCTGGATTGGGAACTTTGCAAGTACGGCCCAGCGTCGTTGGACCTGGGCTATTTCTTGGGTGACTGCTATTTGATATCCCGCTTTCAAGACGAGCAGGTCGGTACGACGATGCGGCAAGCCTACTTGCAAAGCTATGCGCGTACGAGCAAGCATTCGATCAACTACGCCAAAGTCACTGCAGGTATTGCTGCTCATATTGTGATGTGGACCGACTTTATGCAGTGGGGGAGCGAGGAAGAAAGGATAAATTTTGTGAAAAAGGGGGTAGCTGCCTTTCACGACGCCAGGGGCAACAACGACAATGGGGAAATTACGTCTACCTTACTGAAGGAATCATCCACTGCGTAA
- a CDS encoding phosphatidylethanolamine N-methyltransferase, with the protein MPSSEGFLRQRKNVFEKGESGSATVKSATPDVDHTSDAPKEEIVWGKTPSGEVFRVPTTHDVLTTLFHPGYPKSHLDLLNLGLLGLQIVIYFALSRKAAQIFFFFYFAFWRAAYDAGLGWVLTKQSKKKWIEREVQRRGWLDEKRRPAVRNWIKKQLVDKMGKDYSFDELPLEYNTWLLFRQAVDVILVNDFLSYCMFAFSCFRVPEDLSVIVHIMRWVGGIALIAFNLWVKTEAHNVVKDYGWYWGDCFFQRGALVFDGVFELAPHPMYSVGYAGYYGLSLISGSYAVLFVSLAGHAAQFAFLVLFENPHIERLYGKRKAIAKRTPLFPSDHSKITEGSSIAPSTNGTPVAQSSSYLSTPAITEAETATETDLETETEMDDEMLPLAAAKAQNFPNKPKAPKLSRHMPNYSIDSTISSSNGDSESISLNMASSPRSINTVASQRRKVLSQHDLLNKYFRRDAVVLRNVDLLRATDAMLVLIMMYGLAISFLPDLSPKSSLILHFVHALAWCCLHYFGLGLLLRAQSESKFLVRHYLKNYHYDYAQQDGGQVAVIEAFSNWKAIYNLSMCMTYVSCIGVAWKAYSVPYNWTVGNELLRHTIGAILIALHVWATMESYEVLGIFGWFFGDFFMEEFPAHLEYTGIYRYLNNPEAMGGAGYFGLALISGSKLVLALAVIRHLANWWFLSSVEHPHMRKLYGDSLRKDAGFVKVMKNVASKNAKLLESRAGRHAPELKRVAREVIGTFDKVYEETADAVEDFLARSAPRLSEVVQDTKILLRQSREKLVITRVANDISSYDTSKYHVSVVPSSTTGKLAFYLGEQITIKWQAPHKHSRKDCV; encoded by the exons ATGCCGTCGTCTGAAGGCTTTTTGCGTCAGAGGAAGAATGTTTTCGAGAAAGGAGAGTCGGGGTCAGCAACTGTTAAGTCAGCGACTCCGGATGTTGATCATACATCAGATGCACCGAAGGAAGAAATAGTATGGGGGAAAACGCCCTCAGGCGAAG TCTTTCGTGTTCCAACAACTCATGACGTGTTAACCACCCTGTTCCATCCTGGTTATCCTAAAAGCCATCTTGATCTTTTGAACCTGGGACTTCTGGGCCTCCAGATTGTCATCTATTTTGCCCTCTCTCGCAAGGCTGCTcagattttctttttcttttacttCGCGTTCTGGCGCGCAGCATATGACGCTGGCCTTGGTTGGGTTCTTACCAAACAAAGTAAGAAGAAATGGATCGAAAGGGAAGTTCAAAGACGCGGATGGCTTGATGAGAAAAGGCGACCTGCTGTCAGGAACTGGATCAAGAAACAACTTGTCGATAAAATGGGCAAGGATTACTCATTCGAT GAATTACCTTTGGAATATAACACTTGGCTTTTGTTTCGTCAGGCTGTGGATGTAATCTTGGTCAA TGATTTTCTGTCCTATTGCATGTTTGCCTTCTCATGTTTCCGGGTCCCAGAAGACTTATCAGTAATTGTTCATATTATGAG ATGGGTCGGTGGCATTGCATTGATCGCATTCAATCTATGGGTTAAGACCGAGGCCCACAATGTAGTCAAGGATTATGGCTGGTATTGGGGTGACTGTTTCTTCCAGCGTGGGGCATTAGTCTTTGATGGTGTATTTGAATTGGCGCCTCACCCCATGTACTCTGTCG GCTATGCTGGCTACTACGGTCTTTCCCTCATCTCCGGAAGTTATGCGGTGTTGTTTGTCAGTTTGGCTGGCCATGCTGCCCAGTTTGCTTTCCTTGTTCTGTTTGAGAACCCAC ACATTGAACGACTTTACGGCAAACGCAAGGCGATTGCCAAACGAACCCCACTTTTCCCATCCGATCATTCCAAAATCACTGAAGGGTCGAGCATCGCGCCATCGACCAACGGCACACCTGTTGCGCAAAGTAGCTCTTATCTATCAACTCCTGCAATTACCGAGGCTGAGACTGCCACGGAGACGGATCtggagacagagacagagatgGATGACGAGATGTTGCCTTTGGCAGCCGCGAAGGCCCAAAACTTCCCGAATAAACCCAAAGCACCTAAACTGTCGCGGCACATGCCCAACTATTCCATCGACAGCACTATCTCATCATCAAATGGTGATTCTGAGAGCATCAGTCTGAATATGGCCTCTAGCCCGAGGAGCATCAATACCGTCGCCTCGCAGAGAAGGAAAGTGCTGTCCCAGCACGACCTTCTCAACAAGTATTTCAGGCGCGATGCAGTGGTTTTACGAAACGTAGACCTTTTAAG AGCTACAGACGCCATGCTTGTCTTGATTATGATGTATGGACTGGCTATTTCCTTTTTACCAGACCTGTCCCCCAAGAGCTCCCTGATCCTTCATTTTGTGCATGCACTGGCGTGGTGTTGTCTTCACTACTTTGGACTTGGGTTGCTCCTACGTGCACAAAGTGAGAGTAAATTTCTCGTCAGGCATTATCTCAAGAACTATCATTACGATTACGCTCAGCAAGATGGGGGTCAAGTCGCCGTTATCGAAGCATTTTCCAACTGGAAGGCTATTTACAATCTGAGCATGTGTATGACCTACG TTTCTTGCATTGGCGTCGCTTGGAAGGCTTACAGCGTGCCATACAATTGGACTGTTGGCAATGAACTTCTTCGACACACCATCGGCGCT ATTCTCATTGCTCTACATGTCTGGGCAACAATGGAGTCTTACGAAGTGCTGGGTATTTTCG GGTGGTTTTTTGGTGACTTCTTTATGGAAGAATTCCCTGCACACCTCGAATATACAGGCATTTACCG GTATCTGAACAATCCCGAAGCCATGGGAGGAGCTGGCTACTTTGGACTAGCACTGATCAGTGGTAGTAAATTGGTACTGGCGCTGGCCGTAATTCGCCATCTTGCCAACTGGTGGTTCCTTAGCAGCGTGGAACA TCCACATATGCGCAAACTTTATGGGGATTCCCTCCGCAAAGATGCAGGGTTTGTCAAAGTTATGAAGAATGTCGCTAGCAAAAACGCGAAATTACTCGAGTCTCGTGCGGGAAGGCACGCTCCAGAATTGAAGAGGGTCGCGAGAGAAGTCATTGGCACCTTTGACAAGGTCTACGAGGAGACTGCGGATGCTGTTGAGGATTTCCTGGCCAGAT CAGCGCCAAGACTCTCGGAAGTTGTTCAGGACACGAAGATCCTTCTTCGCCAATCGCGAGAGAAGTTGGTGATCAC TCGTGTTGCAAATGACATTTCATCATATGACACCTCCAAATACCACGTATCGGTAGTTCCGAGCTCTACAACAGGAAAACTAGCGTTCTATTTGGGTGAACAAATCACTATCAAATGGCAGGCTCCCCATAAACACTCTCGCAAAGATTGtgtt
- a CDS encoding Psilocybin cluster transcription regulator: MAPATPATHDPALSHGAPPAPGAPAPANAPPNASGDIAGMQLSGLDQSQIMNLLRSLPGMFSGGKIPDQGQGNKEDAAQTLSNLAQAQPYGQQLPLHYQAGGPGGLPGINDPGPSTHPRGPPNLGQLSAVAMQAAPAPIQHPDQQTNRNDGEQAGNASASTSGKDGDNAEFVPPPAPAPTTGRRGGRSATMGSDEWSRQRKDNHKEVERRRRGNINEGINELGRIVPSGSGEKAKGAILSRAVQYIHHLKENEARNIEKWTLEKLLMDQAMGDLQAQLEEVKRLWEEERMARTRLEAELEVLRNMNGVNAGSAPASKDESAAGTKRRSTDGAEAATAATESSTANAEGERDGKRQRTE, from the exons ATGGCACCCGCAACACCCGCAACTCACGATCCTGCCTTGTCCCACGGAGCCCCTCCTGCTCCAGGTGCTCCAGCTCCTGCAAATGCTCCTCCAAACGCCTCAGGAGACATTGCTGGAATGCAGCTCAGCGGACTCGATCAGTCCCAGATCATGAACCTTCTTCGTTCATTGCCTGGCATGTTCTCGGGCGGTAAA ATACCCGACCAAGGCCAAGGCAACAAAGAGGATGCTGCTCAAACGCTGTCCAACCTTGCCCAAGCTCAACCGTATGGACAACAATTACCCCTTCACTACCAAGCTGGCGGCCCAGGAGGTCTGCCAGGAATTAACGACCCAGGCCCGTCCACACATCCCCGCGGCCCTCCCAACCTTGGCCAACTGAGTGCTGTGGCAATGCAAGCCGCCCCCGCTCCAATTCAGCATCCAGACCAGCAAACGAACCGCAACGATGGCGAGCAGGCTGGCAATGCGAGTGCAAGTACCTCCGGAAAGGATGGTGACAATGCAGAATTCGTTCCCCcacctgctcctgctcctacAACTGGTCGCCGTGGTGGACGCAGCGCCACCATGGGAAGTGACGAATGGAGCAGACAGAGGAAGGATAATCAT AAAGAGGTTGAGCGTCGACGCCGCGGCAATATCAACGAGGGCATCAACGAGCTTGGCCGCATTGTACCCAGTGGGTCTGGCGAGAAGGCCAAAGGCGCCATCCTTTCTCGAGCTGTGCAGTACATCCATCATTTGAAAGAGAACGAAGCTCGCAATATCGAGAAGTGGACCCTTGAGAAGCTTCTCATGGACCAGGCCATGGGTGACCTGCAGGCGCAACTCGAAGAGGTCAAGCGTCTGTGGGAAGAAGAGCGTATGGCGCGCACAAGACTCGAGGCCGAGCTCGAAGTGTTGAGAAATATGAACGGCGTGAATGCTGGCTCGGCCCCGGCCTCGAAAGATGAGAGTGCTGCAGGTACTAAGAGGAGGAGTACCGATGGAGCAGAggccgccaccgccgccacTGAAAGCAGCACCGCCAATGCCGAGGGCGAACGCGACGGCAAGCGACAAAGAACCGAGTGA